A single Anatilimnocola floriformis DNA region contains:
- a CDS encoding alpha/beta hydrolase family protein, whose protein sequence is MIRLSLFTAVITLFLLVTAASAAEPPAKKLPLPGELFMVGDRPAFVMLPPEEKRAKPQPWIMYAPTLPPYPDAAEKWMHEKFLNAGIAVAGVDIGEAFGSPKGREQFTALYNELTKNRGFAAKCCVLGRSRGGLWVTSWAAENIDKVTGLAGIYPVFDFKTYPGIQRAAPAYGLKPEELEARAAELNPINRVPVLAKAKIPVFIIHGDDDKVVPLKENSATLAEHYKTAGAESLVQLVVAKGQGHNFWEGFFQCQELVDFAIAHAQAGAK, encoded by the coding sequence ATGATCCGACTCTCCTTGTTCACGGCGGTGATTACTCTTTTTCTGCTAGTCACCGCAGCATCGGCCGCCGAGCCTCCGGCGAAAAAGTTGCCGTTGCCCGGCGAGTTGTTCATGGTGGGCGATCGGCCGGCGTTTGTCATGTTGCCGCCGGAAGAGAAGCGGGCCAAGCCCCAGCCGTGGATCATGTACGCGCCGACGTTGCCGCCGTATCCCGATGCGGCGGAGAAGTGGATGCACGAAAAGTTCCTGAATGCGGGCATCGCAGTGGCTGGCGTCGACATTGGCGAAGCCTTCGGCAGTCCCAAGGGGCGCGAGCAGTTCACGGCGCTCTATAACGAGCTGACGAAGAACCGCGGCTTCGCGGCGAAGTGCTGTGTGCTCGGCCGGAGTCGCGGTGGTTTGTGGGTGACGAGTTGGGCGGCAGAAAATATCGACAAGGTCACCGGTCTGGCCGGCATTTATCCGGTCTTCGATTTCAAAACCTACCCGGGCATTCAGCGGGCTGCCCCCGCATATGGCCTGAAGCCGGAAGAACTAGAAGCCCGAGCCGCCGAGCTGAACCCGATCAACCGCGTACCGGTACTCGCCAAGGCCAAGATCCCGGTGTTCATCATTCACGGCGACGACGACAAGGTCGTGCCGTTGAAAGAAAACTCAGCGACGTTGGCCGAGCACTACAAAACTGCCGGCGCCGAGAGCCTGGTGCAGCTCGTGGTCGCAAAGGGGCAGGGGCACAACTTTTGGGAAGGCTTCTTCCAGTGCCAGGAACTCGTTGATTTTGCCATAGCGCACGCGCAGGCAGGAGCGAAGTAG
- a CDS encoding metallophosphoesterase, whose amino-acid sequence MSDLSRRDLLKTGAAWALSPALVAFGQDAAPKNEAKTQPKTEPKAEAKPKADPYADAVLVKGEPAKPAKGSFTIAVLPDTQHYSEKYPQNFLAQTQWLVENQEERNIAAVLHLGDVTNRNTKPEWENAVKAMDQLNGKLPYAMVLGNHDYSAGGGCKDRTTLFNDYFPIAKLKSLGSLDCVYDKEPDRMENSAHLFSAGGIDFVVIGLEFGPRKDVVRWANEVATKHKNRAAILITHAYMYYDETRYDWKKYNTKQTWNPHNYPVAAATNDDVSDGEELWNNLISKHENFLCTLNGHVLNDGLGRMSSKTPGGRDIAQMLVNFQMKPNGGDGWLRLMEINPSDLQVKICDYSPTRGERNESKQNKFDLQFAAVKS is encoded by the coding sequence ATGTCCGATCTATCCCGCCGCGATCTTCTCAAAACTGGCGCTGCCTGGGCCCTTTCGCCCGCCCTCGTTGCTTTCGGCCAGGACGCAGCCCCCAAGAATGAAGCGAAAACTCAACCAAAAACCGAGCCGAAGGCCGAAGCCAAGCCGAAGGCTGATCCCTACGCCGACGCCGTGCTGGTGAAGGGCGAACCAGCCAAGCCCGCGAAAGGTTCGTTCACGATCGCGGTCCTTCCCGATACGCAGCACTACAGCGAAAAGTATCCGCAGAACTTTCTCGCGCAAACTCAGTGGCTCGTCGAGAATCAAGAAGAACGGAACATCGCCGCCGTGCTCCACCTGGGCGACGTTACAAATCGCAACACCAAGCCCGAATGGGAGAACGCAGTAAAGGCCATGGATCAGCTCAACGGCAAGTTGCCGTATGCGATGGTCCTCGGCAACCACGATTACAGCGCCGGCGGCGGCTGCAAGGATCGCACCACGCTCTTCAACGATTACTTCCCCATTGCCAAGCTAAAGTCGCTCGGTTCGCTCGATTGTGTTTACGACAAAGAGCCCGATCGCATGGAAAACAGCGCGCACCTGTTTTCAGCCGGCGGCATCGACTTCGTGGTGATCGGCCTTGAGTTTGGGCCGCGGAAAGATGTCGTTCGCTGGGCCAACGAGGTCGCGACCAAGCACAAGAATCGCGCAGCGATTCTGATCACACATGCTTACATGTACTACGACGAGACTCGCTACGACTGGAAGAAGTACAACACCAAGCAAACCTGGAACCCGCACAACTACCCCGTCGCTGCGGCCACCAACGACGACGTGAGCGATGGCGAAGAGCTGTGGAACAACTTGATCAGCAAGCACGAGAATTTTCTCTGCACGCTGAATGGCCACGTGCTGAACGACGGCCTCGGCCGCATGTCGAGCAAGACGCCGGGCGGTCGCGACATTGCCCAGATGTTGGTCAATTTCCAAATGAAGCCCAACGGCGGCGACGGCTGGCTGCGACTGATGGAAATCAACCCGAGCGATCTGCAGGTCAAGATCTGCGACTATTCGCCGACCCGCGGCGAGCGGAACGAATCGAAGCAGAATAAATTTGATCTGCAATTTGCCGCCGTGAAGAGCTAG
- the polA gene encoding DNA polymerase I codes for MAKKSTKSASQPLFAGFDDPAPEATVTPLNTAAEAVVTVDPDEVSPASEAAFTLTGKKVFLVDAYSLIYQVFHVMPEMTGPSGQPVGAAFGFVRDMLDLIEGRGAEVLVVAFDHPGDTFRHELYPEYKAQRTEMPADLQPQIPLIHQYMEALGIPAVSIAGFEADDLLATLARQVDEAGGDCFIVTSDKDCRQLITDRVKMYSIRKNAPLDKEALLADWGIRPDQVVDFQALVGDKVDNVPGIAGIGPKTATDLLVKYETLEGVFAHVAELKGKLKERIETGHEAAFSSRELVRLKNDIPLEFNWAAATIGNMQGSALAELNRAAGFRQLAQRMEKIAAKYPAAKTARKKKVEADDLEDVAEELGIAESAELPMGLDDPNWKATYRTIATVEDLDRAIEQMKQQPLISFDTETTSLRPRQADMVGYSFAWQSGEAYYVPVRAPEGEPQLDEKLVLEKLRPILEDERILKIGQNIKYDLLILRSLGVTLRGAAFDTMVADYLLDPGERSHNLDDLALRHLSHQNITITSLIGSGKGQKRMDEVPVQKISDYASEDADVPLRLKALLEPRLESQQLTPLFRDLEMPLIEVLAEMEFNGVRIDPARLKELDEKFTAQIDQLQKDIYEIAGGEFNIDSRNQLAKLLFEDCKLPIVKRTKTGPSTDVDVLEELARLHPLPAKIIEYRQYAKLQSTYVVALQQLVNPTTGRVHTSFKQDVAATGRLSSQDPNLQNIPVRTEAGRAIRSAFLPGPAGWQLMTADYSQIELRVLAHFSNDETLREAFLNDRDIHTQVAAGVYNLPLEEVTREMRSSAKAINFGIIYGQSPFGLSKALDINQSEAASFIEAYFARLPGVETFMQQVLLDCRRDGFVSTILSRRRPVQGVRDPKTLRNKRQRNLPERIAINTVIQGSAADIIKQAMLNVHRRLKREGLQSKLLLQIHDELVFEFPPDEQERLAKLVGEEMSTAAQLSVPLKVDVKTGPNWAACEVLE; via the coding sequence ATGGCAAAGAAATCTACCAAATCCGCGTCACAGCCGCTGTTCGCCGGCTTCGACGATCCCGCGCCCGAAGCGACCGTCACGCCGCTCAATACCGCCGCCGAAGCGGTGGTGACTGTTGATCCCGATGAAGTTTCGCCAGCCAGCGAAGCGGCTTTCACACTCACGGGAAAGAAGGTCTTTCTCGTCGATGCTTACTCGCTGATTTACCAGGTCTTTCACGTCATGCCCGAAATGACGGGGCCGTCGGGGCAACCGGTCGGCGCGGCATTTGGTTTCGTGCGCGACATGCTCGATTTGATCGAAGGCCGAGGCGCCGAAGTGCTGGTCGTTGCGTTCGATCATCCGGGCGATACATTTCGTCACGAACTCTATCCCGAATACAAAGCCCAGCGGACCGAGATGCCCGCCGATCTGCAGCCGCAGATTCCACTCATCCATCAATACATGGAAGCGCTCGGCATCCCTGCCGTCTCGATCGCCGGTTTCGAAGCCGACGACCTCCTCGCAACGCTCGCCCGCCAGGTGGATGAAGCCGGCGGCGACTGCTTCATCGTGACCAGTGATAAAGACTGCCGTCAGCTGATCACCGACCGCGTGAAGATGTACAGCATTCGCAAGAATGCGCCTCTCGACAAAGAAGCGCTGCTCGCCGATTGGGGCATTCGGCCTGATCAGGTGGTCGATTTTCAGGCGCTCGTCGGCGACAAGGTCGACAACGTGCCGGGCATCGCTGGCATTGGTCCGAAGACCGCGACCGATCTGCTGGTGAAGTATGAAACGCTCGAAGGCGTCTTCGCACACGTCGCCGAGTTGAAGGGGAAGTTGAAGGAGCGAATTGAAACGGGTCACGAAGCGGCGTTCAGCAGTCGCGAACTTGTACGGCTGAAGAACGACATTCCGCTGGAGTTCAACTGGGCCGCGGCCACGATCGGCAACATGCAAGGCTCGGCACTCGCCGAACTAAATCGCGCGGCAGGCTTTCGGCAACTCGCCCAGCGCATGGAAAAGATCGCAGCCAAATATCCGGCAGCAAAGACTGCTCGAAAGAAGAAAGTCGAAGCCGATGACCTCGAAGATGTTGCCGAGGAGCTTGGTATTGCCGAATCGGCCGAGTTGCCGATGGGTCTCGACGATCCCAACTGGAAGGCAACCTATCGCACGATCGCTACGGTCGAAGATCTCGATCGGGCCATCGAGCAAATGAAGCAGCAGCCGCTGATTTCTTTTGACACAGAAACGACGTCGCTCCGGCCGCGGCAGGCCGACATGGTTGGTTACTCATTCGCCTGGCAGTCTGGTGAGGCCTACTACGTGCCGGTTCGCGCACCCGAGGGCGAACCTCAGCTCGATGAAAAACTCGTTCTCGAAAAGCTGCGACCGATTCTCGAAGACGAACGAATTCTGAAGATCGGCCAGAACATCAAGTACGATCTGCTGATCCTCCGTTCGCTGGGCGTGACGCTCCGCGGCGCTGCGTTCGACACGATGGTCGCCGATTATCTGCTCGATCCAGGCGAACGAAGTCACAACCTTGATGATCTAGCGCTGCGGCACCTCTCGCATCAGAACATCACCATCACTTCGCTCATCGGTTCTGGCAAAGGGCAGAAGCGAATGGATGAAGTGCCGGTTCAGAAAATCAGCGACTACGCCTCCGAAGATGCAGATGTGCCGTTGCGATTGAAGGCACTTCTTGAGCCGCGGCTGGAGTCACAACAGCTCACACCGCTGTTTCGCGATCTCGAAATGCCGCTGATCGAAGTTCTCGCCGAAATGGAGTTCAACGGCGTGCGGATCGACCCTGCTCGTCTCAAGGAGCTCGACGAAAAGTTCACTGCTCAGATCGATCAACTGCAAAAGGACATCTACGAGATTGCCGGTGGCGAATTCAACATCGACTCGCGCAATCAACTCGCGAAGCTCCTCTTCGAAGACTGCAAACTGCCGATCGTCAAGCGGACGAAAACCGGCCCGAGCACCGATGTCGATGTGCTGGAGGAGCTCGCGCGACTTCATCCGCTGCCGGCGAAGATCATCGAGTATCGGCAATACGCCAAGTTGCAGAGCACCTACGTCGTCGCTCTGCAGCAACTGGTCAATCCCACGACAGGCCGAGTGCACACGTCGTTCAAACAAGATGTCGCCGCGACTGGCCGGCTGAGTTCACAGGATCCAAACTTGCAAAACATTCCGGTCCGCACCGAAGCGGGTCGCGCGATTCGTTCCGCGTTCCTGCCAGGCCCCGCCGGTTGGCAGCTGATGACGGCGGACTATTCGCAGATTGAACTCCGCGTGCTGGCTCATTTCTCCAACGACGAAACGCTCCGCGAAGCCTTTCTCAACGACCGCGATATTCACACGCAAGTCGCGGCCGGAGTGTACAACCTGCCGCTGGAAGAAGTCACGCGTGAGATGCGCAGCAGCGCGAAGGCGATCAACTTCGGCATCATCTACGGCCAAAGCCCGTTCGGCTTATCAAAGGCTCTCGACATCAATCAAAGCGAAGCGGCGTCCTTTATTGAGGCTTATTTCGCCCGGCTTCCCGGCGTCGAAACATTCATGCAGCAAGTTCTGCTCGACTGCCGCCGCGACGGCTTCGTCAGCACCATTCTCAGCCGTCGGCGACCCGTCCAAGGCGTGCGCGATCCCAAAACGCTTCGCAACAAACGGCAACGCAATCTGCCAGAACGAATCGCGATCAACACTGTCATTCAAGGCTCGGCGGCCGACATCATCAAGCAAGCGATGCTCAACGTTCATCGCCGCCTAAAGCGAGAAGGGCTGCAATCAAAACTCCTGCTGCAAATCCACGACGAACTGGTTTTCGAGTTCCCGCCCGACGAACAAGAACGCCTGGCGAAGCTGGTGGGCGAGGAAATGTCGACGGCAGCGCAGCTCAGCGTGCCGCTGAAGGTGGATGTGAAGACCGGACCGAACTGGGCGGCGTGTGAGGTGCTGGAGTAG
- a CDS encoding ABC transporter ATP-binding protein translates to MKSGPPIVAVQGVHKFFTRGSERVDVLNGLNLNVSQGDFLALMGPSGSGKTTLLNLIAGLDTPSEGQVWVGGNCISSLSESQLATWRTRHIGFIFQFYHLLPVLTAYENIELPLLLLPLSSAARRQQVNTALELVGLSNRKSHRPGQLSGGQQQRVGIARAIVTDPTLIVADEPTGDLDAKAADEILSLLQVLQNVLNKTIIMVTHDPRAAERASHIQHLEKGRLVGTAAAPVH, encoded by the coding sequence ATGAAGTCCGGTCCGCCGATTGTCGCCGTGCAAGGCGTGCACAAGTTTTTCACCCGCGGCAGCGAGCGCGTCGATGTGCTCAATGGGCTGAACCTGAATGTTTCGCAGGGCGATTTCCTCGCGCTGATGGGCCCCAGCGGCAGCGGCAAAACCACGCTCCTCAATCTCATCGCCGGGCTCGACACTCCCAGCGAAGGCCAGGTTTGGGTCGGCGGCAACTGCATCTCGTCGCTGTCCGAGAGTCAGCTCGCCACGTGGCGTACCCGGCACATCGGCTTCATTTTTCAGTTCTATCACCTGCTGCCGGTGCTGACCGCCTATGAAAACATCGAGCTGCCGCTGCTCCTCTTGCCGCTCAGCTCTGCCGCGCGTCGCCAACAGGTGAATACCGCTCTCGAGCTCGTCGGCTTGTCGAACCGCAAGAGTCACCGCCCGGGTCAACTCTCCGGCGGCCAGCAACAACGCGTTGGCATCGCGCGGGCGATTGTGACCGATCCCACGCTGATCGTTGCCGACGAACCGACGGGCGATCTCGACGCCAAGGCAGCCGATGAAATTCTCAGCCTGTTGCAAGTGCTGCAGAACGTGCTGAATAAGACCATCATCATGGTTACGCACGACCCACGCGCGGCCGAGCGCGCCTCGCACATTCAGCATCTGGAAAAGGGCCGCCTGGTGGGAACCGCTGCGGCCCCGGTGCATTAA
- a CDS encoding HlyD family secretion protein yields MSGGNPAVLTRGEQGSGSTAVDETNLDSGLEARVRSLRLSSIPQGSDWFRSLVLLVVGVGFLGLLYYLVRESLDSSKAAAAAKAALASEDAAPPPEDGKNGGDQGQVATNKPIVASGRASNTAHEAQGYIIPAHQILVSPQVNGRIVELHIEEGRRVEKGAILAKLEDTEYQAEVDRASAAVKACESKSAELDTGNRTEEKKAARAELGESQAQLSQLRTQWERNLELRRTNAVTQQELEEVEAKYRAMEQRVLRLKYVSELMDIGFRQEHKDNAKAMLEQSKAELVKANWRLSNCVIRAPISGTILKKNAEEGNIVNPIAFNGSFSLCDMADLSDLEVDLNVQERDISTIFKGQKCKVRAIAYPERIYDGYVSRLMPIADRGKGAVPVRVKLSIPAEEEGVYLKPEMGVTVTFLKREAASAENKPAAPPATTGL; encoded by the coding sequence ATGTCGGGCGGAAATCCCGCGGTGCTCACTCGAGGAGAACAAGGCTCGGGTAGCACCGCCGTCGATGAAACCAACCTGGATTCGGGCCTCGAGGCGCGCGTCCGGTCGCTCCGGCTTTCATCCATTCCGCAAGGAAGCGATTGGTTCCGGTCACTCGTGCTGCTGGTCGTGGGCGTCGGCTTTCTCGGCTTGCTCTACTATCTGGTTCGCGAATCGCTCGACTCTTCCAAGGCTGCCGCTGCCGCGAAGGCAGCCCTGGCCAGTGAGGATGCCGCGCCGCCACCCGAAGATGGCAAGAATGGTGGCGACCAAGGACAAGTGGCGACCAACAAGCCAATCGTCGCCAGCGGCCGCGCGAGCAACACGGCTCACGAGGCGCAGGGCTACATCATTCCGGCCCATCAGATTCTGGTCAGCCCGCAGGTGAATGGCCGGATCGTCGAACTGCACATTGAGGAAGGCCGCCGTGTCGAAAAAGGCGCCATCCTGGCCAAACTCGAAGACACCGAATACCAGGCGGAAGTCGATCGTGCTTCGGCAGCCGTCAAGGCCTGCGAATCCAAGTCCGCCGAGCTCGATACAGGCAATCGCACCGAAGAAAAGAAAGCCGCCCGAGCCGAATTGGGCGAATCGCAAGCCCAGCTCTCGCAACTGCGAACCCAATGGGAACGCAATCTGGAATTGCGCCGCACGAATGCTGTCACGCAGCAAGAGCTGGAAGAAGTTGAAGCCAAGTATCGCGCGATGGAACAACGCGTGTTGCGGCTGAAGTACGTTTCCGAACTGATGGACATCGGCTTCCGGCAGGAGCACAAAGACAATGCGAAGGCGATGCTCGAACAATCCAAAGCCGAACTCGTGAAGGCCAATTGGCGGCTGAGCAACTGCGTCATTCGCGCGCCGATCAGCGGCACCATTCTGAAGAAGAACGCTGAGGAAGGTAACATCGTCAATCCGATCGCCTTCAACGGTTCGTTCAGCTTGTGCGACATGGCCGACTTGTCGGATCTCGAAGTCGACCTCAATGTGCAAGAGCGCGACATTTCCACGATCTTCAAAGGCCAGAAGTGCAAGGTCCGCGCGATCGCTTATCCCGAGCGGATCTACGATGGCTATGTTTCGCGGCTCATGCCGATTGCCGATCGCGGCAAGGGCGCCGTGCCGGTTCGCGTGAAGCTGTCGATTCCCGCCGAAGAAGAAGGCGTCTATCTGAAGCCGGAAATGGGCGTGACGGTGACGTTCCTCAAGCGCGAAGCCGCCAGCGCGGAAAATAAGCCAGCCGCTCCGCCGGCGACGACGGGCTTGTAG
- a CDS encoding helix-turn-helix domain-containing protein — MKVFTTGQVAKICKVAPRTVSKWFDSGRLKGYRIPGSQDRRIPREYLIKFLKEHGMPLGDLEDEAMAKVLIVAQDQVLIENLKRELPTEKSFKVAVAASGFEAGIQAESFHPDCIIVDFSIGKVEALQICQNLRKNVDFSETILIALLPDDGSPLSFDRSAINETFKKPFDAKLLAERLRTLIGARKELV, encoded by the coding sequence ATGAAGGTCTTCACTACTGGACAGGTCGCTAAGATCTGTAAAGTGGCCCCGCGTACGGTTTCCAAGTGGTTCGATTCTGGTCGCCTTAAGGGTTACCGGATCCCCGGATCGCAAGACCGTCGTATCCCGCGTGAATATTTGATCAAGTTCCTCAAAGAACACGGCATGCCGTTGGGCGACCTCGAAGACGAGGCCATGGCAAAAGTGCTCATTGTGGCGCAAGACCAAGTGCTCATTGAAAACTTGAAGCGCGAATTGCCCACGGAAAAGTCGTTTAAGGTTGCTGTCGCCGCCAGCGGATTTGAAGCTGGCATCCAGGCGGAAAGCTTCCACCCCGACTGCATCATCGTGGACTTCTCGATCGGCAAGGTCGAAGCTCTGCAAATTTGCCAGAATCTGCGCAAAAATGTGGACTTCTCCGAAACGATCTTGATCGCCTTGCTGCCCGATGACGGCAGCCCGCTGAGCTTCGACCGCTCGGCGATCAACGAAACCTTTAAGAAACCTTTCGATGCCAAACTTTTGGCCGAACGGCTTCGCACCCTGATCGGCGCCCGGAAGGAACTGGTCTAA
- a CDS encoding four helix bundle protein, with amino-acid sequence MPFAFEKLLVYQHAVDFVDDVCERTAQFTRGYGFISSQLNRAALSISTNIAEGNGRFTVPDRKHFFGIARGSVHECVPLLELAGRRKLLPMDEQQSLKARLEEISKMLNGLIKSLDDYGVAKNKESRQE; translated from the coding sequence ATGCCATTTGCTTTCGAGAAGCTGCTCGTGTATCAGCATGCGGTCGATTTCGTCGATGACGTTTGCGAGCGAACAGCACAATTCACTCGCGGATACGGCTTTATCAGTAGCCAATTGAATCGGGCTGCGCTTTCCATCTCCACGAACATTGCAGAAGGAAATGGGCGATTCACCGTGCCGGATCGCAAGCACTTTTTCGGCATCGCACGTGGATCCGTTCATGAGTGCGTTCCTTTGCTGGAACTGGCTGGCCGACGAAAACTACTGCCGATGGATGAGCAGCAAAGTCTCAAGGCGAGGTTGGAAGAGATTTCGAAAATGCTGAACGGACTAATCAAGTCACTAGATGACTATGGAGTCGCTAAGAACAAGGAGAGTAGACAGGAGTGA
- a CDS encoding SDR family NAD(P)-dependent oxidoreductase: MQPVALITGSGKQRVGWHVAEALGQRGYALAIHYRSSQVEAEETVAQFSARGMTAKAFRAELTDETEVKQLVADVQQHFGQLDALVHTAAIWQPKPLEKITAADVRNYLEVNTLAAFLCCQHAGLAMVKQPNGGSIVTFGDWAVARPYLNYAAYFPSKGAIPTLTRTFAVELASRNPRVRVNCLEPGPVMLPPDLSAEEREEAVAGTLVKREGSPQHIARAVIHLLENDFITGTCLPVDGGRTIAS, translated from the coding sequence ATGCAACCCGTCGCTCTCATCACCGGCAGTGGCAAACAACGTGTCGGCTGGCATGTTGCCGAAGCGCTGGGTCAGCGCGGTTACGCGCTCGCCATTCACTACCGCAGCTCGCAGGTAGAAGCAGAAGAGACTGTCGCACAGTTTTCTGCGCGCGGCATGACAGCGAAGGCCTTTCGCGCGGAATTGACTGACGAAACCGAAGTCAAACAGCTCGTCGCTGACGTGCAGCAACATTTCGGCCAACTCGATGCGCTCGTTCACACGGCTGCCATCTGGCAACCAAAACCACTCGAAAAGATCACCGCTGCCGATGTGCGGAATTATCTGGAAGTGAACACGCTGGCGGCATTCCTTTGCTGTCAGCACGCCGGCCTGGCGATGGTGAAGCAACCAAACGGCGGCAGCATCGTGACGTTTGGCGATTGGGCGGTCGCACGGCCGTATCTCAATTACGCGGCATATTTTCCCTCGAAAGGTGCGATCCCCACGCTCACACGCACGTTTGCCGTGGAACTCGCTTCCCGCAATCCGCGCGTGAGGGTGAATTGCCTCGAGCCCGGGCCGGTAATGTTGCCGCCAGATCTTTCCGCGGAAGAACGCGAGGAAGCGGTTGCCGGGACGCTCGTCAAGCGCGAAGGCTCGCCGCAGCACATTGCGCGGGCGGTGATTCACTTGCTCGAAAACGACTTCATCACCGGCACTTGCTTGCCGGTTGATGGTGGAAGGACCATTGCCTCGTAA
- a CDS encoding Nramp family divalent metal transporter — protein sequence MNNPSEVVPSDVIPPGALPPLRWRDMPPPVPMLQMIGPSVILAGLALGSGEYILWPFITFKSQFVFFWACLIAVITQYFLNLEIMRWTLATGETTLIGFQRLSRSIAPFLLALNIIPWMLPAWAQGCSQVLGWLIFGPNRDGNGAIIAGHYDNWISIATLLMCGFVLTAGPVIYETVEKVQLALVALILIIVVALAVWLAVLRPDAVITQWTAVFTLGYPQFLPKFDESLTPMALLGALAFAGAGGTMNLAQANYIKDKGYGMGVHIGRLTNPFTGNEEAVSETGYHFPHTAENMSRWQRWWRAACWEHFTSFLLTCIVCLALLTLISYIVFYDAAGNLQVDPRLHKEGLGFVYAEAERLAQMIGPFSFYAFLIMGVAILFTTEFGVLDACSRISTDLVKVAWLRDNPNWSEGRLYFWFLWGEIFLAISILLLEWAGLKIEPLVKFQVTAALNGVVMLLYAILLFYMNRQRLPADIRIPVWRMAILGWTIIFFGFFSIWAAYDIVLKLTS from the coding sequence ATGAACAACCCAAGCGAAGTCGTCCCCAGCGATGTGATTCCCCCCGGAGCGTTGCCGCCGTTGCGTTGGCGCGACATGCCGCCGCCGGTGCCGATGCTGCAAATGATCGGGCCCAGCGTGATCCTTGCCGGACTAGCCCTTGGCAGCGGCGAATACATTCTTTGGCCGTTCATCACGTTCAAAAGCCAGTTCGTCTTCTTCTGGGCGTGTCTGATCGCAGTCATCACTCAGTATTTTCTCAACCTCGAAATCATGCGTTGGACGCTCGCCACGGGAGAAACAACGCTGATTGGTTTTCAACGACTCAGCCGCTCGATCGCACCGTTTCTACTCGCGCTCAATATCATTCCCTGGATGCTGCCAGCCTGGGCGCAAGGTTGCTCGCAAGTACTGGGCTGGCTGATCTTCGGGCCCAATCGTGATGGCAACGGTGCGATCATCGCCGGGCATTATGACAATTGGATTTCGATTGCCACGTTGCTGATGTGCGGTTTTGTGCTAACGGCCGGTCCAGTGATTTATGAAACGGTGGAAAAAGTTCAACTCGCGCTCGTAGCGCTGATCTTGATCATTGTCGTCGCTTTGGCGGTATGGCTGGCCGTGCTGCGGCCCGATGCGGTGATCACGCAATGGACGGCAGTGTTCACGCTGGGATATCCGCAGTTCCTGCCGAAGTTCGATGAGTCGCTCACGCCGATGGCGTTGCTCGGCGCGCTGGCCTTCGCTGGAGCTGGCGGCACGATGAATCTGGCCCAGGCGAATTACATCAAGGACAAGGGCTACGGCATGGGCGTGCACATCGGCCGCCTGACGAATCCCTTCACCGGCAACGAAGAAGCCGTGAGCGAAACCGGCTATCACTTTCCGCACACGGCCGAAAACATGTCGCGCTGGCAGCGTTGGTGGCGGGCGGCTTGCTGGGAACATTTCACATCTTTCCTGCTGACCTGCATCGTGTGCCTCGCGCTGCTGACGCTCATTAGTTACATCGTGTTTTACGACGCCGCCGGCAACTTGCAGGTAGATCCGAGGCTGCACAAAGAGGGCCTCGGTTTTGTCTACGCCGAAGCCGAACGCTTGGCGCAAATGATTGGGCCGTTCTCGTTTTACGCGTTCTTGATTATGGGCGTGGCAATTCTTTTCACGACCGAGTTCGGCGTGCTCGATGCCTGCAGCCGCATTTCAACGGACCTGGTCAAAGTAGCCTGGCTGCGCGACAACCCGAATTGGAGCGAAGGACGTCTCTACTTCTGGTTTCTGTGGGGCGAGATTTTTCTGGCGATCAGCATCCTGCTGTTGGAATGGGCCGGGCTGAAGATCGAGCCGCTGGTGAAGTTTCAAGTAACCGCCGCGCTCAACGGCGTGGTAATGCTGCTGTACGCCATCCTGCTGTTTTACATGAATCGTCAGCGGCTGCCGGCAGACATTCGCATTCCAGTTTGGCGGATGGCAATCCTCGGCTGGACAATTATTTTCTTCGGCTTTTTTAGCATTTGGGCCGCGTACGACATTGTGCTGAAGTTGACTTCGTAG